One window from the genome of Dermacentor silvarum isolate Dsil-2018 chromosome 5, BIME_Dsil_1.4, whole genome shotgun sequence encodes:
- the LOC119453544 gene encoding UPF0739 protein C1orf74 homolog encodes MNEGFALKNVARDVPTPRCRRAVAAALPGVLWTARGYKPGYLWDVNEPTESTVADCLRLCGVNSGNDENLLVVTGDDVRAVRLGRDVLLCNVPETLRRLADVDLAVKFVDVSAGLRSPKALASPPLGVRGMLASLGRRLADVAASPSLGDVFADLESGEWNLCTAFGVLLGYPVVYWFEGSADAGNCLAMEELTVVRVRCATTAGRRDAARTWGTTSSAAGVEDDVYSFSFPVALNADLRPHVDAWWQRLRARAAAGDFELTRVDEVMCCPVVAL; translated from the coding sequence ATGAACGAGGGCTTCGCTCTCAAGAATGTCGCGCGCGACGTGCCGACTCCGCGGTGCCGGCGTGCGGTTGCGGCCGCCCTTCCCGGCGTGCTGTGGACGGCGCGCGGTTACAAACCGGGCTACCTGTGGGACGTGAACGAACCGACCGAAAGCACCGTCGCCGACTGCCTGCGGCTCTGCGGGGTGAACTCCGGCAACGACGAAAACCTTCTCGTCGTTACCGGAGACGACGTCCGAGCGGTGAGGTTGGGACGCGACGTCCtgctctgcaacgttcccgagaCTCTTCGGAGGCTCGCGGACGTCGACCTCGCCGTGAAGTTCGTTGACGTTTCGGCGGGGCTGCGTTCTCCGAAAGCCCTGGCGTCGCCGCCTCTGGGCGTCAGGGGAATGCTGGCGTCGCTGGGGCGACGACTCGCCGATGTGGCGGCTTCGCCGTCTCTTGGCGACGTGTTCGCCGATTTGGAATCCGGCGAGTGGAACCTTTGCACGGCGTTCGGCGTTCTGTTGGGATACCCGGTCGTGTACTGGTTCGAAGGCAGTGCCGACGCCGGCAACTGCCTCGCCATGGAGGAACTGACCGTTGTCAGGGTACGGTGTGCGACGACCGCCGGGCGCCGAGACGCGGCTAGGACGTGGGGGACGACGTCGTCCGCGGCTGGCGTGGAAGATGACGTCTACTCCTTCAGCTTCCCGGTCGCTCTCAACGCCGATTTGCGACCGCACGTGGATGCCTGGTGGCAGCGACTGCGCGCCAGGGCTGCTGCCGGGGATTTCGAACTCACCCGTGTCGATGAAGTGATGTGCTGTCCCGTCGTGGCTCTGTGA
- the LOC125945874 gene encoding uncharacterized protein LOC125945874 → MDEALDQLRLAKSVRRCMEIFAGLLTPIIGQSRILYLGLLTLDDQLNAHLYQRDGDNSWTPEQSDIDELCCELAKYRNAAEILNNRNPMPPVKMKRVIRLDGCGEATIHFFRIAGHGAVILTTRSPSVLEPPECLAPALRELAVRLCQLDVERRAVHAVQDRLSSLLTRDVYQEMTRSMFVLASRYRAPVSIAILDLDNFKKLNTQLGYLQANEVIASVGRLIADSVGDDCDKVVAGRFGGDEFMFTFDADGEFARRVVGRVLEGLPCLNPNFADPGARAKLREFGGCSASVGVATCRFDVDFVGGIDADAHVKELTNRANEALTKAKERKNCIVLYEELIG, encoded by the coding sequence ATGGACGAAGCTCTGGACCAACTCCGGCTAGCAAAGTCTGTCAGACGTTGCATGGAAATCTTTGCCGGCCTGCTGACGCCCATCATCGGACAGTCGCGCATTCTGTATCTCGGTCTATTAACTCTCGATGATCAGCTCAACGCGCATTTATACCAGCGCGACGGCGACAACAGCTGGACGCCCGAACAGTCGGACATCGACGAACTGTGCTGCGAACTCGCCAAGTACAGAAACGCCGCCGAAATTCTCAACAACCGAAACCCCATGCCGCCCGTCAAGATGAAACGAGTGATCAGGCTCGACGGCTGCGGCGAGGCGACGATCCATTTCTTTCGCATCGCCGGTCACGGCGCCGTCATATTAACCACGCGATCGCCGTCAGTGCTCGAGCCGCCGGAGTGCCTGGCGCCTGCCTTACGAGAGCTGGCCGTCAGGTTGTGTCAGCTGGACGTTGAACGGAGAGCCGTGCACGCCGTACAGGACAGGCTCAGCTCGTTGCTAACCCGCGACGTTTACCAGGAAATGACGAGAAGCATGTTCGTCTTGGCTAGCAGGTATCGCGCACCCGTATCGATAGCCATTCTGGACTTGGACAACTTCAAGAAGCTCAACACCCAGCTTGGCTACCTGCAGGCCAACGAGGTCATCGCCAGTGTGGGACGCCTGATCGCCGACTCCGTCGGCGATGACTGCGATAAGGTCGTGGCGGGTCGATTTGGGGGCGACGAGTTTATGTTCACGTTCGACGCGGACGGCGAGTTTGCCCGGCGCGTCGTTGGACGCGTCCTAGAGGGCCTCCCGTGTCTGAATCCCAATTTCGCTGACCCCGGGGCTCGCGCTAAGCTTCGCGAATTCGGTGGCTGTAGCGCGTCCGTCGGCGTAGCCACGTGTCGATTCGACGTCGATTTTGTAGGCGGCATCGATGCGGACGCACATGTGAAAGAGCTCACCAATAGGGCGAACGAAGCTCTGACGAAGGCCAAGGAGCGCAAGAACTGCATAGTACTGTACGAGGAATTGATAGGATAA